From Afipia carboxidovorans OM5, one genomic window encodes:
- a CDS encoding tyrosine-type recombinase/integrase, which yields MLTHKLAQMSLNNMSGAIVARYRDDRLKHVQSASVRRELIILRHVFEVAIREWAIPLAKNPCSQLRFPQDARARERRLLGYEEKQLFDAIGPRTACYMRALLTLLVETGMRRGELLSICWNDVDLVNRTVRILNTKNGHPRRIPLTPVATSTLAALTRASDDRRVFPLSSNAVRLAWERLRKRASLPDLRLHDLRHEAVSRFFEYGLSVPEVALISGHRELKMLSRYTHLQPERIANKLAQISQLDASHVA from the coding sequence ATGCTCACCCACAAGCTTGCGCAGATGAGCTTGAATAACATGTCTGGGGCTATCGTCGCGCGGTACAGAGATGATCGATTGAAGCACGTGCAGTCGGCGTCTGTGCGGCGAGAGCTGATAATTCTCCGACATGTATTCGAAGTAGCCATACGTGAGTGGGCAATACCTTTGGCGAAGAATCCATGCAGCCAATTGCGCTTTCCTCAAGATGCCCGGGCGCGCGAACGTCGCTTGCTCGGCTATGAGGAGAAGCAATTATTCGATGCGATTGGTCCTCGTACCGCGTGTTACATGCGAGCCTTGTTGACGTTATTGGTAGAAACCGGGATGCGACGTGGCGAGTTACTATCTATCTGCTGGAACGATGTTGATCTGGTCAATCGTACTGTTCGGATACTCAATACAAAGAACGGGCATCCCCGCCGCATCCCGCTTACTCCTGTAGCCACCAGCACTCTCGCCGCATTGACAAGAGCGAGTGACGACAGACGGGTTTTTCCTCTCAGCTCAAACGCTGTGCGACTAGCTTGGGAGCGGCTTAGGAAGAGAGCGAGTCTTCCGGACTTGCGGCTTCACGATCTACGCCATGAAGCTGTATCGCGGTTTTTTGAGTACGGCCTTTCCGTGCCAGAGGTGGCTCTCATCAGCGGTCACCGTGAACTCAAGATGCTTAGCCGCTACACGCATCTGCAACCTGAAAGAATAGCAAACAAGCTAGCGCAAATTAGCCAGTTGGATGCGAGCCATGTTGCCTGA
- a CDS encoding YccF domain-containing protein, whose protein sequence is MAPVSLFLNILWIVLGGFWMAVGWMIAAVLMAITIIGIPWARAAMTIAGYTLFPFGQRAVSRELAYGRGDIGTGPLGMIGNIVWFILAGWWLALGHLGTALLMAITIIGLPFAWAHLKLAGIALWPIGKTIVPA, encoded by the coding sequence ATGGCTCCGGTTTCGCTTTTCCTGAATATTCTCTGGATCGTGCTTGGCGGCTTCTGGATGGCGGTCGGCTGGATGATCGCGGCCGTGCTGATGGCCATCACCATCATCGGCATTCCGTGGGCGCGCGCCGCGATGACGATCGCCGGCTACACGCTGTTTCCGTTCGGCCAGCGCGCCGTTTCGCGCGAACTTGCCTACGGCCGCGGCGACATCGGCACCGGACCGCTTGGCATGATCGGCAACATCGTCTGGTTCATCCTCGCAGGCTGGTGGCTGGCGCTCGGCCACCTCGGCACCGCGCTTCTGATGGCGATCACCATTATCGGCCTGCCATTCGCCTGGGCCCACCTCAAGCTCGCCGGCATCGCGCTGTGGCCGATCGGCAAGACCATCGTCCCGGCGTGA
- a CDS encoding Ada metal-binding domain-containing protein, translating into MTSKTYRLLGPDGAFYDSATPGLFGGHAKQRIYGRLDCRAAARALAKGDTYRRHRVFFANEASAIGAGYRPCAVCLPTQYRAWRITAG; encoded by the coding sequence ATGACGAGCAAAACCTATCGCCTGCTCGGGCCTGACGGCGCATTCTATGACAGCGCCACACCAGGCCTGTTCGGCGGCCATGCGAAGCAACGCATTTACGGCCGCCTCGACTGCCGCGCCGCTGCTCGCGCACTGGCGAAAGGCGACACCTATCGCAGACACCGCGTGTTCTTCGCCAATGAGGCCAGCGCGATCGGAGCGGGCTATCGTCCTTGCGCGGTCTGCCTGCCGACCCAATATCGAGCGTGGCGCATCACCGCGGGGTGA
- a CDS encoding NADH:flavin oxidoreductase/NADH oxidase — MSELFTPWQLGSLALSNRIVVAPMCQYSAEDGSATDWHMIHLGQLALSGAGLLVLEASAVNPQGRISPRDLGLYSDANEAALARVLRAIRTYSPIKVAIQLAHAGRKASTNVPWEGGGQIAPNAPTGWQTEAPSALPFETSDHPPLALDAQGLSRVRDEFVRAARRAATLGFEGIELHGAHGYLLHQFLSPLSNTRTDAYGGSLENRMRFPLEIYDAVRAAYPQDKPVWIRVSATDWADGGWDLESSIAFAKELKARGCPAIHVSSGGLTPAQQIKVGPGYQVEFAARIRAEAEIPTIAVGLITGAQQAEDILVKGQADAIALARGILYDPRWPWHAAAELGDHVHAAPQYLRCTPHGHSDLFKAE; from the coding sequence GTGAGTGAACTGTTCACACCTTGGCAGCTTGGATCGCTTGCCCTTTCCAACCGCATCGTCGTCGCGCCGATGTGCCAATACTCTGCCGAGGACGGCAGTGCCACCGACTGGCACATGATCCATCTCGGCCAGCTTGCACTGTCGGGCGCCGGCCTTCTCGTTCTGGAAGCTTCGGCAGTCAATCCGCAGGGACGCATTTCGCCGCGCGATCTCGGCCTCTATTCTGACGCCAACGAAGCGGCGCTCGCGCGCGTGCTACGCGCCATCCGCACCTACTCGCCGATCAAGGTCGCCATCCAGTTGGCACATGCCGGGCGCAAAGCCTCGACGAACGTGCCGTGGGAAGGCGGCGGCCAGATCGCGCCCAACGCGCCGACCGGCTGGCAGACCGAAGCGCCGTCCGCGCTTCCTTTCGAGACCAGCGATCATCCGCCACTCGCACTCGATGCGCAGGGCCTCTCGCGCGTGCGCGATGAGTTTGTTCGCGCAGCCCGACGCGCCGCCACTCTCGGGTTCGAGGGCATCGAGCTGCACGGTGCGCACGGCTATCTGCTGCACCAGTTTCTCTCGCCTCTGTCCAACACCCGTACTGATGCCTATGGCGGCAGCCTCGAGAACCGGATGCGATTTCCGCTCGAAATCTACGACGCGGTGCGCGCTGCATACCCGCAGGACAAGCCTGTCTGGATTCGTGTCTCGGCGACCGACTGGGCGGACGGCGGATGGGACCTCGAAAGTTCGATTGCTTTCGCAAAGGAATTGAAGGCCCGCGGCTGCCCGGCCATCCACGTCTCGAGCGGCGGGCTCACGCCAGCGCAGCAGATCAAGGTCGGGCCGGGCTATCAGGTGGAATTTGCCGCGCGGATTCGCGCCGAGGCTGAAATTCCGACCATCGCGGTTGGGCTCATCACGGGGGCGCAGCAGGCCGAGGACATCCTCGTTAAAGGACAGGCGGATGCGATCGCGCTCGCGCGCGGCATTCTGTACGATCCGCGCTGGCCGTGGCACGCCGCGGCCGAACTCGGTGATCATGTCCACGCCGCGCCACAATATCTGCGCTGCACGCCGCACGGCCATTCCGACTTGTTCAAGGCAGAGTGA
- a CDS encoding MBL fold metallo-hydrolase, which translates to MSEETSPEAPKAGASIIPVTPFQQNCTLLWCETTKKAAVIDPGGDVLDILNAIKQAGVKVEHIWLTHGHVDHVGGAAELRDHLKVPITGPHIADKFLLDNVVETARNYGLTGLRDVTPDNWLNEGDTVSVGELTFDLLHCPGHSPGSMVFFSKALKFAIMGDVLFNGSIGRTDLPGGDHATLLASIRDKVLPLGDDVGFICGHGAGSTIGHERRTNPFLNGLA; encoded by the coding sequence ATGAGCGAAGAGACGAGCCCTGAGGCGCCGAAAGCAGGCGCCAGCATCATTCCCGTAACGCCGTTCCAGCAGAACTGCACGCTGCTGTGGTGCGAGACGACCAAGAAGGCCGCGGTCATCGATCCCGGCGGGGACGTGCTCGACATCCTCAATGCGATCAAACAGGCAGGCGTCAAGGTCGAGCACATCTGGCTCACCCATGGCCATGTCGATCATGTCGGCGGCGCGGCGGAGCTGCGCGATCACCTCAAGGTGCCGATCACCGGCCCGCACATCGCCGACAAATTCCTGCTCGACAACGTCGTCGAAACTGCCCGCAACTACGGCCTCACGGGCTTGCGTGACGTGACGCCCGATAACTGGCTCAATGAGGGCGACACGGTGAGCGTCGGCGAACTGACGTTCGATCTCTTGCACTGCCCCGGCCACTCGCCGGGCAGCATGGTGTTCTTCAGCAAGGCGCTGAAATTCGCGATCATGGGCGACGTGCTGTTCAACGGCTCGATCGGCCGCACCGATCTGCCCGGTGGCGATCACGCCACGCTACTTGCCTCGATCCGCGACAAGGTACTGCCGCTCGGCGACGATGTCGGCTTCATCTGCGGCCACGGCGCTGGCTCGACTATCGGCCACGAGCGGCGGACCAACCCGTTCCTCAACGGCTTGGCCTGA
- a CDS encoding MmcB family DNA repair protein, producing the protein MPQSSLDIVICPADGRQSETAREIARGTSRFLASLGFSCVAELPLPSGGRADLVAMNPKGEIWIVEIKSSRADLRADGKWESYRAHCDRLFFAFPSELPCELFPPETGLIVADGYGAFLHCEAPEHRLAAPTRKVMMIRFGLAAAGRMSRLIDPQGHGLIDE; encoded by the coding sequence ATGCCTCAATCGTCCCTTGATATCGTGATCTGTCCCGCCGATGGCCGTCAGTCGGAGACGGCGCGCGAAATTGCGCGCGGCACGTCGCGGTTTCTTGCCTCACTTGGATTTTCCTGCGTCGCGGAATTGCCGTTGCCCTCGGGCGGCCGCGCCGACCTCGTGGCGATGAATCCGAAGGGCGAGATCTGGATCGTCGAGATCAAGTCCTCGCGCGCGGATCTGCGGGCCGACGGCAAATGGGAAAGCTACCGCGCCCATTGCGACCGGCTGTTTTTTGCTTTTCCGAGCGAACTGCCATGCGAGCTATTTCCGCCGGAAACCGGCCTCATCGTTGCGGACGGCTATGGCGCGTTCCTGCATTGCGAGGCGCCCGAGCATCGCCTGGCGGCGCCGACGCGCAAGGTGATGATGATCCGCTTTGGTCTGGCCGCCGCGGGGCGGATGAGCCGGCTAATCGATCCACAGGGCCACGGTCTGATCGACGAGTGA
- a CDS encoding biliverdin-producing heme oxygenase — protein MIIDLIRDATRTSHRRLDLALSWLDLSKPRYYAAFLRGQAEALFPLEAALERAGITHILPDWPQRARTAALEDDLIAMDIGCAPLAEPQFDGAAEMLGAVYVLEATRVSARAMLSRLAEYPDSDSIDATKYLRHGFGKRLWPSFLDVLETHPATLADPPAAVRGAKIAFGMFENALVPIVSTAAE, from the coding sequence ATGATCATCGATCTCATCCGCGATGCCACCCGAACCTCCCACCGGCGGCTTGACCTTGCCTTGTCGTGGCTCGACCTCAGCAAGCCGCGTTATTACGCGGCCTTCCTGCGCGGGCAGGCAGAGGCACTATTTCCGCTTGAAGCAGCACTTGAGCGCGCCGGCATCACGCACATCCTGCCGGACTGGCCGCAGCGGGCGCGCACGGCCGCGCTTGAGGACGATCTGATCGCGATGGATATCGGTTGTGCGCCATTAGCTGAGCCACAATTCGATGGTGCCGCCGAAATGCTCGGCGCAGTGTATGTGCTGGAAGCAACCCGCGTGAGTGCGCGCGCGATGCTGTCGCGCCTCGCGGAATATCCCGATTCAGATTCGATCGACGCAACGAAATATCTGCGCCACGGCTTCGGCAAGAGACTATGGCCGAGCTTTCTCGATGTGCTCGAAACGCATCCGGCCACGCTCGCCGATCCGCCCGCCGCGGTGCGAGGTGCCAAGATCGCTTTCGGCATGTTCGAGAATGCGCTGGTGCCGATCGTCAGCACCGCCGCCGAATAA
- a CDS encoding ActR/PrrA/RegA family redox response regulator transcription factor → MYAATQSSSYQLPVEPAPRTLLIVEDDKAFLERLSRAMETRGFTVTSCDNVPEGLACIEQSPPAFAVVDLRVGDGNGLDVVAALQSKRPGARAIVLTGYGNIATAVTAVKLGAVDYLAKPADADEVAAALLAVGGAKSELPQNPMSADRVRWEHIQRIYEMCDRNVSETARRLNMHRRTLQRILAKRAPR, encoded by the coding sequence ATGTACGCAGCCACCCAGTCATCGTCTTATCAATTGCCTGTTGAACCCGCGCCCCGCACCTTGCTGATCGTCGAGGACGACAAAGCCTTCCTCGAACGCCTGTCGCGCGCGATGGAAACCCGCGGCTTCACGGTTACGAGCTGTGACAACGTCCCCGAGGGCCTCGCCTGCATCGAGCAGTCGCCGCCGGCTTTCGCCGTGGTCGATCTGCGGGTCGGTGACGGCAACGGGCTCGACGTCGTCGCTGCGCTGCAAAGCAAGCGGCCGGGCGCTCGCGCAATCGTGCTGACAGGCTATGGCAACATCGCCACCGCCGTGACGGCGGTGAAGCTCGGCGCGGTGGACTATCTTGCGAAGCCCGCCGACGCCGACGAAGTCGCGGCCGCATTACTCGCGGTTGGCGGCGCCAAGTCGGAACTGCCGCAGAACCCGATGTCGGCCGATCGCGTACGCTGGGAACACATCCAGCGCATCTACGAGATGTGCGACCGCAATGTTTCGGAGACGGCGCGGCGGCTCAACATGCATCGCCGCACGCTTCAGCGCATTCTCGCCAAGCGCGCGCCGCGCTAA
- a CDS encoding ActS/PrrB/RegB family redox-sensitive histidine kinase translates to MLVMGDTLHSDFRHPRPDVRLHTILRLRWLAVLGQLTAIFVVAQGFDFEVPILACLTVIGLSAGLNLALQIAFAPTHRLDPVFAAALLAMNIIELAALLLLTGGLQNPFSFLFLAPVLISATALPTRYTIALGLLAATCATILGFFHMPLPWNGDEPLVLPPTYMIGVWLSIIMVLVVTSLYAFQVTEEARKLSDALAAAELILTREQHLTQIDGLAAAAAHELGTPLSTIVLISNELQKAAQSRSPDDPLIGDLTAIREQAMRCRDILAKITQLSSGGAPFDRMPLTSLIEEVVAPHREFGVAIHIRIAAGNPPEPVGLRNPAVLYGIGNIVENAVDFAGETVAVQAGWNSERVDIVISDDGPGIPPDLLKRIGEPYLSRRVGRDSRSDHRGLGLGVFIARTLLERTGAKVSFANRPFPNHGAVVTISWPRGRFETGISGPT, encoded by the coding sequence ATGCTGGTCATGGGCGACACGCTCCACTCCGATTTCCGCCACCCGAGGCCGGATGTGCGTCTGCACACCATCCTGCGACTTCGGTGGCTCGCGGTGCTGGGGCAACTCACCGCCATCTTCGTGGTGGCGCAGGGATTCGATTTCGAAGTTCCCATTCTGGCCTGCCTCACCGTCATCGGCTTATCGGCAGGTCTGAACCTCGCGCTGCAGATTGCGTTCGCACCAACCCATCGGCTCGACCCGGTATTCGCGGCGGCGCTGCTCGCGATGAACATCATCGAACTCGCCGCGCTGCTGCTGCTGACCGGCGGACTGCAGAACCCGTTCTCGTTCCTGTTTCTCGCTCCGGTACTGATCTCCGCGACAGCACTGCCGACCCGCTACACCATCGCGCTCGGCCTGCTCGCCGCCACCTGTGCGACGATCCTCGGCTTCTTTCACATGCCGCTGCCCTGGAACGGCGACGAGCCTCTGGTGCTGCCACCGACCTACATGATCGGCGTCTGGCTCTCGATCATCATGGTGCTTGTGGTGACGAGCCTCTATGCCTTCCAGGTCACCGAAGAAGCGCGCAAGCTCTCGGACGCGCTCGCCGCCGCCGAACTCATTCTCACGCGCGAGCAGCACCTCACCCAGATCGACGGGCTCGCCGCCGCCGCCGCGCACGAACTCGGCACGCCGCTCTCAACCATCGTTCTTATCTCCAATGAATTGCAGAAGGCCGCCCAGAGCCGCTCGCCGGACGATCCGCTGATCGGCGATCTCACCGCGATCCGCGAACAAGCGATGCGCTGCCGCGACATCCTCGCCAAGATCACGCAATTGTCCTCCGGCGGCGCGCCGTTCGACCGGATGCCGCTGACCAGCCTGATCGAGGAGGTGGTCGCCCCCCATCGCGAATTCGGCGTCGCCATCCACATTCGTATCGCGGCCGGCAACCCGCCCGAGCCGGTCGGGTTGCGGAACCCGGCGGTGCTCTACGGCATCGGCAATATCGTCGAGAACGCCGTCGACTTCGCGGGGGAGACCGTGGCGGTGCAGGCGGGGTGGAACTCCGAGCGCGTCGATATCGTCATCTCGGACGACGGCCCCGGCATTCCGCCCGACCTCCTGAAACGGATCGGCGAGCCTTACCTTTCGCGCCGCGTCGGCAGGGACAGCCGCAGCGACCATCGCGGCCTCGGCCTCGGCGTGTTCATCGCCCGCACGCTCCTGGAACGTACGGGGGCCAAAGTGAGTTTTGCCAACCGGCCGTTCCCGAACCATGGCGCGGTGGTCACCATTTCCTGGCCACGCGGACGCTTTGAAACCGGCATCAGCGGCCCCACTTAA
- a CDS encoding polyhydroxyalkanoate depolymerase produces the protein MPPIGEFGRPPSLPDHEGAPVVSPMYWMYELGQASLTPARAFADATRLMFQSPLNPFTTTEFGKSVAASCEVFERTTRRYGKPEWRIDRTDVNGVSTPVEVRTVWEKPFCKLLHFRRKFLRPLRETQPRVLIVAPMSGHYATLLRGTVEAFLPNHEVYVTDWVDARMVPVAMGRFDLDDYVDYVIEMLHALGGHVHVVGVCQPSVPVLAAVSVMEARHDPFVPASMILMGGPIDTRRNPTAVNTLAAEKGMDWFRNNVISKVPFPHPGFMRDVYPGFLQLTGFVSMNFERHLEAHRKLFDNLVKGDGDLVEKHREFYDEYLAVMDLTAEFYLQTVDEVFVKHALPKGELKHRDALVDPSKIRRVALMTVEGENDDISGIGQTEAAHDLCTSIPAERKVHYMQKGVGHYGVFNGSRFRAEILPRISDFIASVEAAGETSAAAE, from the coding sequence ATGCCGCCGATTGGGGAATTTGGACGGCCGCCGTCCTTACCAGATCACGAGGGCGCGCCTGTCGTTTCCCCGATGTACTGGATGTATGAACTGGGGCAAGCCTCGCTTACGCCGGCCCGTGCGTTCGCCGATGCCACGCGGCTGATGTTCCAGAGCCCGCTCAACCCGTTCACCACCACCGAGTTCGGCAAATCGGTTGCGGCGAGCTGCGAGGTGTTCGAGCGCACCACTCGTCGCTACGGCAAGCCCGAATGGCGCATCGACCGCACCGATGTAAACGGCGTCTCGACCCCGGTAGAAGTGAGAACGGTCTGGGAGAAACCATTCTGCAAGCTCCTGCACTTCCGTCGCAAATTCCTGCGCCCGCTGCGCGAGACGCAGCCTCGCGTGCTGATCGTGGCGCCGATGTCCGGTCACTACGCGACGCTGTTGCGCGGTACGGTCGAAGCCTTCCTTCCCAATCACGAAGTTTACGTTACCGACTGGGTTGATGCCCGCATGGTGCCGGTCGCGATGGGGCGTTTCGATCTCGACGATTACGTCGATTACGTCATTGAAATGCTGCATGCGCTTGGCGGCCACGTTCATGTTGTTGGCGTTTGCCAGCCATCGGTGCCGGTTCTTGCCGCAGTCTCGGTGATGGAGGCGCGCCATGATCCGTTCGTGCCCGCATCGATGATCCTGATGGGCGGGCCGATCGATACGCGGCGCAATCCGACCGCGGTGAACACGCTCGCGGCCGAGAAGGGGATGGACTGGTTCCGCAACAACGTGATCAGCAAGGTGCCGTTTCCGCATCCGGGCTTCATGCGCGATGTGTACCCCGGCTTCCTGCAGCTGACCGGTTTCGTCAGCATGAACTTCGAGCGTCACCTCGAGGCGCACCGCAAGCTGTTCGATAACCTCGTGAAAGGCGACGGCGACCTCGTCGAGAAGCATCGCGAATTCTACGACGAATATCTCGCGGTTATGGACCTCACGGCAGAGTTCTACCTGCAGACGGTCGACGAGGTGTTCGTGAAGCATGCGCTGCCGAAAGGCGAACTGAAGCATCGCGACGCTCTGGTCGACCCCTCGAAGATCCGCCGCGTCGCACTGATGACGGTCGAAGGAGAGAACGACGATATCTCCGGCATCGGCCAGACCGAGGCCGCGCATGACCTCTGCACCTCGATTCCGGCCGAGCGGAAGGTGCATTACATGCAGAAAGGCGTCGGCCATTACGGCGTTTTCAACGGCTCGCGGTTTCGTGCCGAGATCCTGCCGCGCATCTCGGATTTCATCGCTTCCGTCGAGGCGGCCGGGGAGACCAGCGCGGCGGCTGAATAG
- a CDS encoding M48 family metallopeptidase yields the protein MGSAIYAVQLRRHRRARRYTLRIHPSRREAILTMPPRGNLSDAREFAERHGAWIAARLGGLPKAVPFAAGTLLPLRHVSHKIVHRAGERGTVWAETRDSGEKILCVAGGVEHVERRVLDFLKREARRELTRVSNHYAEMLGVKVTRISIRDQSSRWGSCTSAGALSFSWRLILAPPYVLDYLAAHEVAHLVEMNHSPRFWRVVGRICPHTERAKKWLDVHGNNLHRYGVRD from the coding sequence ATCGGCTCCGCGATTTATGCGGTTCAATTGCGAAGGCATCGGCGCGCGAGGCGATACACCCTGCGCATCCATCCGAGCCGCCGTGAAGCCATCCTGACAATGCCGCCGCGCGGCAATCTCTCGGATGCACGGGAGTTTGCGGAGCGTCATGGCGCGTGGATTGCAGCGCGCCTCGGCGGTCTGCCGAAGGCGGTGCCGTTTGCGGCCGGTACGTTGCTGCCGCTCCGTCATGTGTCACACAAGATCGTGCATCGCGCCGGTGAGCGCGGGACGGTCTGGGCCGAGACGCGCGACAGCGGCGAGAAGATTTTGTGCGTGGCGGGCGGCGTTGAGCATGTCGAGCGCCGCGTGCTCGATTTCCTCAAGCGCGAGGCAAGGCGCGAACTGACCCGCGTGTCGAACCATTACGCCGAAATGCTTGGCGTCAAGGTGACGCGCATTTCGATCCGCGACCAGTCGAGCCGGTGGGGATCATGCACCTCGGCGGGCGCGCTGTCGTTCTCGTGGCGGCTGATCCTCGCGCCGCCCTATGTGCTCGATTATCTCGCCGCCCATGAGGTTGCACATCTCGTCGAGATGAACCACTCGCCGCGGTTCTGGAGGGTGGTCGGGAGAATCTGCCCGCACACCGAGCGCGCCAAGAAATGGCTCGATGTCCACGGCAACAACCTGCACCGCTACGGCGTGAGGGATTAA
- a CDS encoding transglycosylase domain-containing protein encodes MARKKSGGRREPKFEGRSSLDGLRLSRTDRVGDSNDYEDEDEPPVRTSRREKSEPSRKGRPRKGRAAAKTSLRKRFGRVAYWSVVLGLWAMIAAVGVVVWVGAHLPSIQSLEIPKRPPTIQIVGTDGSVIATRGEMPGANVALRDLPSYLPNAFIAIEDRRFYSHFGIDPIGIARAALANVLHRSVAQGGSTLTQQLAKNLFLTQERTLQRKLQEAELALWLERKYSKQDILELYLNRVYFGSGAYGVEAAAQKYFGKPAKNVTLFEAAMLAGLVKSPSRLAPNRNPEGAEKRADTVLAAMVDAKFITPAQQKTAAAHPSFAVKPTGAGTINYVADWIGEVLDDLIGQVDQNIVVETTIDPKLQSVAEAAIIDELAAKSVKFNVSQGALVAMTPRGAVRAMVGGRNYAESQFNRAVTAKRQPGSAFKPFVYLTALEAGLTPDTVRQDAPIDIKGWKPENYSHQYFGPVTLTQALAMSLNTVAVRLGVEVGPQNVARTAHRLGIASKLAPNATIALGTSEVSPTELVSAYATFANNGGAVSPHVILRIRAADTGKVLYVRLPDPGSQVIDPRYVAMMNAMMHETLVIGTAKKADIPGWYAAGKTGTSQDFRDAWFIGYTAHLVTGVWLGNDDSSPTKKATGGGLPVEVWTRFMKTAHEGVAVANLSVPQASNPISDFFQSFSRETPSAQPLGPAASDQATYAREPSPGAGRYGQPAYPARSGNTRPPPTQASGRPEADAGLSGGGWLMDRLFGR; translated from the coding sequence ATGGCGCGGAAGAAATCAGGCGGGCGCCGCGAACCGAAATTCGAGGGGCGATCGTCCCTCGACGGCTTGCGCCTGAGCCGCACCGACCGTGTCGGCGATTCCAACGATTATGAAGACGAGGACGAGCCGCCGGTGCGCACCAGCCGCCGTGAGAAATCCGAGCCGTCGCGTAAAGGCAGGCCTCGCAAGGGTCGCGCCGCTGCCAAGACCTCGCTCCGCAAGCGCTTTGGCCGCGTCGCCTATTGGAGCGTTGTGCTTGGCCTGTGGGCGATGATCGCCGCCGTCGGCGTGGTGGTATGGGTCGGCGCGCATCTTCCCTCAATTCAGTCGCTGGAAATTCCGAAGCGTCCGCCGACCATCCAGATCGTCGGTACTGACGGCTCGGTGATCGCAACGCGCGGCGAGATGCCGGGCGCCAACGTCGCGCTGAGAGATCTGCCGTCCTATCTGCCGAACGCCTTCATCGCCATCGAGGACCGCCGCTTCTATTCGCATTTCGGCATCGATCCGATCGGCATCGCGCGCGCTGCGCTCGCCAACGTCCTTCACCGCAGTGTCGCACAGGGTGGCTCGACGCTGACGCAACAACTCGCGAAAAACCTGTTCCTGACGCAGGAGCGCACGCTGCAACGCAAATTGCAGGAGGCCGAGCTCGCGCTGTGGCTTGAGCGCAAATACAGCAAGCAGGATATTCTCGAACTCTATCTCAACCGCGTCTATTTTGGCTCCGGCGCTTACGGAGTCGAAGCCGCCGCGCAGAAGTACTTCGGCAAGCCCGCGAAGAATGTGACGCTGTTCGAGGCGGCGATGCTGGCGGGCCTCGTCAAATCGCCATCGCGGCTTGCGCCGAACCGCAATCCCGAAGGCGCGGAGAAGCGCGCCGATACCGTGCTCGCGGCGATGGTGGATGCGAAATTCATCACGCCCGCACAGCAGAAGACCGCCGCCGCGCATCCGTCGTTCGCGGTGAAGCCGACCGGCGCCGGCACCATCAATTACGTGGCGGACTGGATCGGCGAAGTGCTCGATGATCTGATCGGTCAGGTCGACCAGAATATCGTGGTGGAAACCACGATCGATCCGAAGCTGCAGAGCGTCGCCGAAGCCGCGATCATCGATGAACTCGCGGCCAAGAGCGTGAAGTTCAATGTGAGCCAGGGCGCGCTCGTTGCGATGACGCCGCGTGGCGCGGTGCGCGCCATGGTCGGCGGGCGCAACTATGCCGAAAGCCAGTTCAACCGCGCGGTGACGGCGAAGCGCCAGCCCGGCTCGGCGTTCAAGCCGTTTGTCTATCTCACCGCACTCGAAGCAGGACTGACGCCGGACACCGTGCGCCAGGATGCGCCGATCGACATCAAGGGCTGGAAGCCCGAGAACTATAGTCATCAGTATTTCGGTCCGGTGACGCTGACGCAGGCGCTCGCGATGTCGCTCAACACGGTCGCGGTGCGGCTCGGCGTTGAAGTCGGCCCGCAGAACGTGGCACGCACCGCGCATCGCCTCGGCATTGCCTCGAAGCTTGCGCCGAATGCAACGATCGCGCTCGGCACGTCGGAAGTCTCGCCCACCGAACTCGTCAGTGCTTACGCGACCTTTGCCAATAACGGCGGCGCCGTGTCGCCGCATGTCATCCTGCGCATTCGTGCGGCGGATACCGGCAAGGTGCTCTATGTGCGTCTGCCCGATCCCGGCTCGCAGGTCATCGACCCGCGCTATGTCGCGATGATGAACGCAATGATGCACGAGACGCTGGTGATCGGCACCGCGAAGAAGGCGGACATTCCCGGCTGGTATGCCGCAGGCAAAACCGGCACCAGTCAGGATTTCCGTGACGCCTGGTTCATCGGCTACACCGCACACCTCGTCACGGGTGTGTGGCTCGGCAACGACGACAGTTCGCCAACGAAGAAGGCAACCGGCGGCGGGTTGCCGGTCGAGGTGTGGACGCGCTTCATGAAAACGGCACACGAGGGCGTGGCGGTTGCAAACCTCTCGGTGCCGCAGGCGAGCAATCCGATCAGCGACTTTTTCCAGTCGTTCTCGCGCGAGACGCCATCAGCGCAACCGCTGGGCCCGGCTGCGTCGGATCAGGCGACCTATGCGAGGGAACCGTCTCCGGGTGCGGGCCGCTACGGCCAGCCCGCCTATCCGGCGCGTAGCGGCAATACGCGACCGCCTCCAACCCAAGCCTCCGGACGCCCGGAAGCCGATGCAGGCCTTTCCGGCGGCGGCTGGCTGATGGATCGCTTGTTCGGGCGATAG